From Sphingorhabdus sp. SMR4y:
CGGGCAGGCTTGGCTCTCTGCGCCGGGATCCCAAGGGCTGGCTGATTCTGGTGCTCGGTCTGGGCGCGCCTCTCGCATTTCTCATCGCCGCCGCTGGCAGCGGCTTTGGCTTCTGGGGCTGGCAGGCCGGTCTGGGCGCCATACCGTGGATCATTCTGGTCGCCATACTCACGCTGCTACTGGCAATCATCTTCATCGTGCTGAACCGGCGCAAGGGTCGCAAGACGCGCTTGCCTCTATTGGGGCTCGGAATGGTCGCGACCTTGGGGTTTCTGGCGTTCTGGATTCCCTATGTTGTGGCGATTGCCACCTTGCCCGCCATTCATGACATCACCACCGATCTCGCCGACCCGCCGCAGTTTACGGCGCTCAGCCTGCGCGATGACAATTGGGACAATATCCCCGGAGCGGATGATGGCGACATGCGCGGCATGAACCCGCGCCAGCGCTGGGCGACCGTGCATCAGGATGCCTATCCCGACATCCGGTCCGTCCGTATCGATCAGCCGGTCGCCGTGGTGATTGAAAAAGCCCAGCGGCTGGCGGAAGATCGCGGCTGGGAGATTGTCAGTGTCGATCCGGCGTCCGGCCGTCTCGAGGCCACTGACACAATTTCGCTGTTCCGGTTCAAGGATGACGTCGTCATTCGCGCCCGTTCGGCGGAAAACGGGGCTGCCAGCATCATCGACATGCGCTCGGTCAGCCGGGTCGGCGTGCACGATATCGGCGCCAATGCCAAGCGCGTCCGCCGTTTCCTGAGCGATCTGTCGGGAACAACGACCGCCGCTTCGCAATGAATTGCGGGTAGCGGGCGCTATTTGGCCGGGGTGAGTTTCAGCAGCCGGCCGCCTTTGCCGTCTTCCAGCACATAGATCGCCCCGTCAGGGCCCTGTTCCACTTCGCGGATGCGGGCGTCCATCAGAAAACGCTCGGCCTCCTTGGCGCTATCCTCCTCGAAACTGACACGGATCAGCGCCTGGCTTGCGAGGCCGCCGATAAACGCGCTGCCGCGCCATGCGGGAAACAGATCACCGGAATAGAAGATCAGTCCGCTGGGCGCGATGGTCGGCACCCATGCCACTTTCGGTGCCTCGAATTCGGGATGGCTATCATGGTTGGGAATTTCCCGGCCATCATAATGGTCGCCTTCCGACACCACCGGATAGCCGTAATTGGCGGCCCGTTGCACCAGATTGAGCTCGTCACCGTCTTTCGGACCCATTTCCTGATTCCACAGGCGCCCTTTGCCGTCAAAGGCAAGGCCGAGGATATTGCGGTGGCCCAGTGACCAGATTTCCGGCAGCGCGCCGTCCTGGTCGACAAAGGGATTGTCCTTGGGAATGCTGCCATCGGGATATAGCCGGACAATCTTGCCGAGATTGGCCGCCATGTCCTGGGCAGGGTCGAATTTCTGGCGGTCGCCGGAACCGATGAAGAGATATTCACCATCGGGCGAGAAGGCTATGCGATGGGAATAATGGCCCTTGCCGGTGACTTTCGGCTTTTGCGTCCACACGGTTCTCAAATTTTTCAACGCTGGTTTCGCGCCGGACAGGTCCAGCCTGGCACGCCCGACGACGGCACCTCTGCTGTCGTCCTCGCCTGCTTCTACCCAGCTCAGATAGACCATATTGCTGGTCGCAAAATCGGGGGCGAGCACGATATCGCCAAAGCCGCCCTGACCGCCATATGCCACCTCGGGCACGCCGCTGATTTCGTTTTTCTGTCCCTTGGCATCGACCAGTTGCAGCGTGCCGGCTTTTTCGCTGACCAGCATCCGTCCGTCCGGCAGGAAGGTCATCGCCCATGGTTCGTCGAAGCTGGCAATTGCCGTGGTTTCAAAAGGTTTGCGATCCACCGGAGATATATCGGCGAGAGCCTGTGCTTCCGTCGAAGCGCCCGCATTCGTCTGCGCATTTTCTCCATTGGTGCAGGAAGCCATGAAGATTGCGATCGATAGCGAAAGTCCAAGATTTTTCATGAGGTTTCCGTGTTTTATCGTCAAGTGCATACCACTTTTCTCTGAACTTCAGTATAGGAGAGGCGTGGCAATTTTCCTAGGCCAATCCGATGTTTTTTGCCGCGGAATTTCGCTGTTCACGGCTTGCTTACCATTATTGGTTAAGGCTGGCGCATGTTTGGACGAAAATCCTGTAGCGATGATCCGCGACCACGGTCGGCGGTTTCCCATGGCGTGGGCGTGGCTGGCCTGATCGGACTGGCGTGCTGGGTCCTGATCGCACGCCAATATGGTCTGGACGGTCCCTATTCCGCGCTTGCCGCCTGTCTGGCCTGCGCAACACCTATGGTGATCTGGTCTTTGCTGATGGACAAGGTGCATTTGCGGCCGACCACTGGCATGGACTGGACAAACCCGAAACCGCTGAAAGCGATATTCGACATCAGTCTGGTCAAGCTGGCCGGCCTCTGGGCGACCTGGGGCATTATCGCCACTATTTACTGTGTCGGGCGCTGGTACTGGACCGGGCAATATCAGTTTTCGATGGAGATCATGGAGACAGTGGCGCCATGGCTGTTCGTGCTGTCGATTCCCTATGTCCTGTTCATGGACCGTTTTGCCATCGATCCGCGCGACGGCGCGTGGCATTTTGGCCAGCTGCTTACGGGCCGGAAAAGCGAGTTTGACCGGCAGCGAATCTATCATCATCTTCGCGCCTGGGCGGTGAAGGGCTTTTTCCTGGCGTTCATGCTTTCGATCGTGCCCGGCGGCTTTGCCGATCTGGTCCGGCTGGATCTTGCCGGCCTGGCGGGCAATCCGGTGGCAATCGCCCATTGGCTGATCATCGCGATGTTCGTGGTCGACGTCCAGTTTGCCACAGTCGGCTATCTGCTGACGATGAAGCCGCTCGATGCCCATATCCGCACGGCCAATCCCTATATGGCGGGCTGGATTGCCGCCCTTATTTGCTATCCGCCGTTCATCTTGATGGGCGATAACGGGCCGCTCAACTATCATGTCAACACCGCTGACTGGGCCTATTGGTTTGAAGGCCAGACCGTGATCCTCTGGATATGGGGCGGTATTCTGGTGTTTCTTACCGCCATATATGCCTGGGCGACAGTCGCCTTCGGGTTGCGTTTCTCCAATCTCACCCACCGCGGGATATTGACCCATGGCCCCTATAGCTGGACCAAGCATCCGGCCTATGTCGCGAAAAATGCCTATTGGTGGCTGGCCACCATGCCGTTTCTGGTAACCTCCGGCAGCATCACCGATTTTGTCCGCAACACGGTGTTGTTAGCGGCGGTCAGCGGCGTCTATTACTGGCGCGCCAAGACCGAGGAAAAACATCTGCTCAGCGACCCCGCCTATAAGGAATATGCCGAATGGATGGATCGCAATGCGCCGGTTCCCCGGCTGCTGAACCGGATCAAGCGCCGCATCGGCTGGTGGCCATCGGACCGGCAAGAAGAGCCGGGAATCCAGCCGGCCGAATAGACCGGCGGATTCAAATTGTCGGAGCCGCCCGGAGCGGCTAATCCGGAGCGATGACTGTTACAGGAACCGACGGAAAACAGCGCTGCTTTGGCGGGCAGGCGGGCAAGGAATTTTACGGCGACTATCACGACCGGGAGTGGGGCGTGCCGGTTCATGATGACCGGCTGCTGTTCGAGAACCTGATCCTGGAAGGCGCGCAGGCCGGCCTGAGCTGGGAAACCGTGCTGCGCAAGCGCGACGGCTATCGCCGCGCCTTTCATGGCTTTGACGTCCGGCGCTGCGCTACGATGGAAGAGGATGAGCTGGAAGCCTTGCGCGAGGATAGCGGCATCATCCGCAACCGGCTGAAAATTTACGCGGTGCGCAGAAACGCGCAGGTCTTCCTTGATATGCAGGCGGAATTCGGCAGCTTCGATACATGGCTCTGGGGCCATCTCGACGGCGCACCGCCGGTCAACCGGCCGACGCAACTCTCGGAAATGGCGAGCAGCTCGCCGATCAGCGACACGATCTCCAAATCATTGAAGAAGCGCGGCATGAGCTTTGTCGGCAGCACCATCATCTATGCCTATATGCAGGCGGTCGGGATGACCGACGATCATCTCGCCGGATGCTGGAAGGCCTGATCAGCCCGGGTTTTTGAGATAGGCGATCAGATCTGCGCGCTTCTGTGCGTCCGGCATGCCGGCATAAATCATTCTGCTTTTCGGAAGCACCCGCTGCGGTTTTTCCAGAAACTGGAACAGTTTTTCCTCGGTCCAGGTGATGCCGCTGTCGGCATTGGCCTTGCTGTAGTTGAAACCCGGGATCGTACCGGCCTTGCGCCCGACAATATTGGCCAGTGACGGGCCGACGCGGTTCATTCCCGGATCGACCACGTGGCAGGTGCGGCACTGCATGAAGGCGGTCTTGCCAGAAGCGGCGTCACCGGTCAGGCTCGCATAGGCGACGCCGTCCAGCGTGGCGACATCGTCAGCCGGTGGCGGTGCATTGCTATCGGCGGGCGCTGCCGCTTCCGACAGGGTCGCCCCGCCAGTCTCCGGGGCCGATCCGCCGCTGTCCGTGCCGCCACCAGAACAGCCAGCGGTCACAATTGCCAAAGCCAATAATGAGCTTAACGTTTTCATGCCGGCCATATTCTTCCCAGTCCTGTGATGTTGAAGGCAAAATTCCTGTCCCTGCTGCCTAGTGCCGATTGATCCCAAATTAAAGGGTTGATCATTCCCTTGTCCGCGACGGGGGCAAATCTTTTACCGCTGGTGGCGCGAGGGCCGGAAGCCGCGCTGGTCGGGCCGGGAAAAAGCCGCTATCGTCCGTTCTTGTAAAAACACTGGAAACGGGGCGCTGACGGAGTGCCGGATTATACGGTTGAAAGAGAGCGGCGCATGCTATTGGTCCTGAAGAAATATATATCACGGCTGCCGGAGAAAATCTGGTTTCGGGCGATGCTGTTCAGCATTGGCGCGATTGCCGCTGCGGTTGCGGCAGAACTGGTAGGTCCGTTGATCCCCTACGAAGCGGATCTTGAAATCGCCAGCGGATCGGTCGGTGATATCTTGACCATATTGGCATCCAGCATGCTGGCGGTTATCGCCTTTTCCGTGTCGATCATGGTGTCTGCCTATGGCTCTGCAACCAGCACCGCGACACCGAGAACCATAGCGCTGATGCTGGCCGATGACCGTTCGCAAAACGCATTGTCGACCTTTCTGGGGACCTTTCTGTTCAGCATCGTCGGCATCATTGGATTGTCCGCCGGCTATTATGATGACAAGGGCCGCATCATCCTGTTCTTTGCCACCATCGCCGTGATCGTGATCATCTCCGGCACCCTGATCAACTGGATACAGCAGCTGTCCACGTTCGGACGGATGAACGACCTTATCGAGCGGGTCGAGCGGGCCACATCGAAGGCGCTCCGCTGGCATGGCCAGCACCCCCATCTGAATGCGCGGCCACCCGTCGCCATCCCGGAGGATGCTCTCCCGGTCCGTTGTGATATCGCCAGCGGTGTCGTGACATCGATCGACATGGGCCAGCTTCAGGAAGCAGCTACGGAACACGATGTCACCGTGCATCTGGCCATCCATCCCGGCAAGCTCATCTACCCGGCCCGCCCGTTGCTCTATCTGTCTGGCGGGAGTGTAAAAGAAGCAGATTTGCAGGCGTTTCGGGACAGTATATTGGTCGAACATGATCGCAGCTTCGACCAGGATCCCCGGTTCGGACTGGTGGTGCTTTCGGAGATCGCTTCCCGGGCATTGTCACCGGCAGTGAACGATCCGGGGACGGCTATTTCGGTGCTCGATAGCGGCCTGCGCTGTTTCGAAGTGCTGGCGGAGGCCAGCGCCGAGCCGGAAGATGCCAAATATGCCAGCATCCACGGTCCGGAAATAGAGGTGGAAGATCTGTTTACCGATTTCTTCATCAAGATCGCGCGGGACGGGTCCGGCATGGTGGAAGTCCAGCAGCGCATTCAGCTCTGTCTGCTGGCTCTGGCACAATCCTGGCCCGATCAGTTTTCGGCGGCCGCTGCGGAGGCATCCCGCGATGCTCTGGCAAGGGCGCTCGACACGATAGTCCACAAGCCCGACATAGAGGATTTGAAGGCAAGATCGAAAAAGGTGGCTGCCGGCAGCAATGGCTAAATTACAAGCTGTCGGGATCACGATATTGAAAGGCCGGACAACGCGAACCATGACATACGCTACTCGTCATGACCGCGCTATCCGGCGCAAACCTTTGGGTCGAAGGTGAATTCGGACATCGCCCATCGATTACACATATAACGCAGCAGCATGGAGAGGGTTCCGCGCCTGTGATTTTTTTCTGTAGAGGATCAAATGCGCCGGCTCGCCGTCCGGCCCGCTCTGTTCAGCCGGCTGAAAAGGCGGCGAATATATCCGGGATTGCCGAGGGGCTTTCCATTTTTTGCAGCGCTGTAATCGCGTCTTCTATCACCAGATTATACTGAGCGACGGATCCTTCCATCAGGCTGGGCGTCGCACCGACCGCCCGGATCAGCCGATAGGCCTTCTTGTTGTCGCGCAACATATCGATGCGCAATTGCCGCAACCCTTCGCAATAGCAGTCAAGAAACAGCGCCGTCATCAGGATCCGGGCGACGCCGAGACCGTGATAGGGGTCCAGAACCGCGATCGCGAACTCGCCGGTGTCGACGCTTTGTTCATCGCGGAAGACATGCGCCGCCGCAATTGCGGGACGGCCTTCCGCATCCATATTTATCACGCCCCAGGCGAGATGGTTGATCCCGTCCGCGTTTGCCAGTCTTTCGACAACCGTCGGGGACATGCTTTTCGATCCCGAGAAGAAGCGCAAATAACGGCTCTGGTCCGACATTTGCCGGATGCCCTGCTCGATTTCCTCCATATCCGATTGACGCACACGGCGCAGGCAAATCCCGGTGCCATTGTCGAGCCTGGCGTCGACGGATTGAATCTGGTTCTGAAAGGACCACGGAGCAGACATCAGCTTTCTCCTCGCCGCACTGCCGATATTTGCCGCAGACTGTGCCCGTCCCGGCGCCGGTTGCCAGTTGGAGACTAGCATCAATCGGCTTCCGAAGCCACCGGGACGGCCTCTTTGAATGTATGGGTGACATAGGGGAAAGGAATCTCGATATTCGCTTCGTCCAGAGCCCGCTTGACTGAACGGATGACGGCATCGCGGCTTTCGTGCATATCGCGCTGCGCCGAACCCGACCACCAGCGAAGCCTGAAGTCGATGGAACTGGAGTTGAATTCACAGGCAAAGATATCGACCGGTTTTTCCTTGTCGGTCGCGTCAGCCGTTTCGACAGCTGTGCGGATGACCTGACGCGCTTCCTCCAGATCGGTGTCATAGGAAACGCCGACCACGACTTCATGCCGCCGGCGGTCGTGATCGGTCAAAATCTCGACCGGATTTTTGAACAATATCGAATTGGGCACGATCGTCAGCTCGTTTGACAACTTTCTGATATGCGTTTCCCGCAACAATATCTGCTCGACCCGGCCTTCGATGCCCTCGCACGAAATATAGTCGCCGATCCGCATTTTTTCGCGCACCATGATCAATATGCCGGCGAGAAAATTCTCGAAAATATCCTGAAAGGCAAAGCCGATGGCGACGGTCCCGACGCCCAGTCCGGCGATCAGGCTCCCGGGTGTCAAATCCGGCAGCAGGATTGTCAGGGCTATCATCAGCCCGACTGCCCAGATCGCAATTCTCACCAGCGTATCCACCAGTTCGCGCAGCGACGGGCGCATTTTGGTCCTGGCGGTCAGGCGATCGGCGATTTTGGTCGCGAATCGTGCGACGATCCAGGTCAGGATGATGAGGACAAGGGCGATAACAAGACTGGGCAGGAGGCTGACAATGCCTTCCCCCATGGATCGCAATTGTGTGACTAGAATCTGGAGCGTATTAAACGACTGGTCTGCTTGATTATCCATGCGCTCTAAACGCGTGGATCATAAATTGGTTGCATATATTGCATATAAGCGCAGGCAGCCGGGAACTCTATTCTGCGGAAAAGGTTGATCGCTTATGTCAAACTTGTTCAAACCCGGGAAAAATTGCTGGCGCGTCGAGCATGCGGATCGGTCGGCGGTCCTTATTGATGGTGAAAATTACTTCCGCGCGGTCCGAAAGTCGCTCGCACAGGCGCGGCAGCGCATCATGTTGCTGGGCTGGGATTTCGACGAACGCGTGGAGATGCATGACACGGCAGAAGAGCCGGAAGGGCCGCTGAAGATCGGCGCCTATTTCGACTGGTTGCTCAAAAAGAACCGGGATCTCAATATCTACGTGCTGCGCTGGGATACCGGGGCTCTGAAATCCTTTTTTCGCGTCAATGGCCTGCTGACGCTGATCCGGTGGTATTTTCATCCGCGGGTGCATTTCAAGCTGGATTCCCATCATCCGGTGGGGGCAGCCCATCACCAGAAAGTCATCGCCATTGACGAAGATACGGCTTTTTGCAGTGGTATTGATGTAACCAACAACCGCTGGGATACGCGCGCGCACGAGGACAAGGACTCCCATCGCCTGCAACCGGACGGCAATGACGCCGGACCCTGGCACGACGCGGCGATGGTGGTGCAGGGTGCAGTCGCCTGCGCCTTGTCCGAATATGCCGTGCAGCACTGGCAGGATGCTGGTGGCAAGAAAATCAAGGCTGTGACTGTAAAAGGCGACTGCTGGCCGAAAGATCTGGAGGCGGACTTTACCGATTGCCCGGTCGCCATCGCGCGGACGATGCCGACAATGGACGATCAGCTGGGCGTGCACGAGATTGAAAACCTGTGCCTTGATCTGATTGCTGCGGCCAAGGATTTTATCTATGCGGAAAGCCAGTATTTTGCGTCCGCCCGTATTGCCGCTGCCCTTGCAGCGCGACTGTCCGAGCCCGACGGTCCTGAAGTGGTAATCCTGAACCCGCAAAGTGCGGAGGGATGGCTTGAGTCGGAAATCATGGACTCCACGCGTGCGCGACTTTTTGAGGCGGTGCGCGCGAAGGACAAATATGGACGTTTCCGGATATTCCACCCCTTTAACGAGGCGGGCACGCCGATTTATGTCCATGCCAAGATCATGATAATCGATGACCGCTATATCCGTATCGGATCATCCAATTTTAATAACCGTTCGCTCGGTTTCGACAGCGAATGCGACGTCGCCATCGATGCCTCGGAATTCGAGGGCGATGAGATTTCCAGCCAGATCGCACGCGTGCGGAACGATCTTCTGGCCGAGCATCTGGGGGTGGAAGAGAGGGAGGTTGGGAGCCTGTTGGAGGAAACCGGCTCCCTGATCGCGACAATCGACAGGCTGAACACCCCTGGACGGGGTCTCGGGCCCTACGAGACGCCGGATGTCGGGGCGGTAGAGGAATGGCTGGCGGACAATGATATCCTTGATCCCAAGCGGGCCGATGATGTCATCGCGGGTATCATTTGAGGTCCCCGAGCCAGCCATATATATGTGGTGACTATGCCGCGGTTTCGCCTGGCTTGGTTTCGTTTTTCT
This genomic window contains:
- a CDS encoding DUF1499 domain-containing protein, which encodes MSDQNEPVKPSMGETPAATASAKPGRLGSLRRDPKGWLILVLGLGAPLAFLIAAAGSGFGFWGWQAGLGAIPWIILVAILTLLLAIIFIVLNRRKGRKTRLPLLGLGMVATLGFLAFWIPYVVAIATLPAIHDITTDLADPPQFTALSLRDDNWDNIPGADDGDMRGMNPRQRWATVHQDAYPDIRSVRIDQPVAVVIEKAQRLAEDRGWEIVSVDPASGRLEATDTISLFRFKDDVVIRARSAENGAASIIDMRSVSRVGVHDIGANAKRVRRFLSDLSGTTTAASQ
- a CDS encoding PQQ-dependent sugar dehydrogenase, coding for MKNLGLSLSIAIFMASCTNGENAQTNAGASTEAQALADISPVDRKPFETTAIASFDEPWAMTFLPDGRMLVSEKAGTLQLVDAKGQKNEISGVPEVAYGGQGGFGDIVLAPDFATSNMVYLSWVEAGEDDSRGAVVGRARLDLSGAKPALKNLRTVWTQKPKVTGKGHYSHRIAFSPDGEYLFIGSGDRQKFDPAQDMAANLGKIVRLYPDGSIPKDNPFVDQDGALPEIWSLGHRNILGLAFDGKGRLWNQEMGPKDGDELNLVQRAANYGYPVVSEGDHYDGREIPNHDSHPEFEAPKVAWVPTIAPSGLIFYSGDLFPAWRGSAFIGGLASQALIRVSFEEDSAKEAERFLMDARIREVEQGPDGAIYVLEDGKGGRLLKLTPAK
- a CDS encoding methyltransferase family protein, yielding MFGRKSCSDDPRPRSAVSHGVGVAGLIGLACWVLIARQYGLDGPYSALAACLACATPMVIWSLLMDKVHLRPTTGMDWTNPKPLKAIFDISLVKLAGLWATWGIIATIYCVGRWYWTGQYQFSMEIMETVAPWLFVLSIPYVLFMDRFAIDPRDGAWHFGQLLTGRKSEFDRQRIYHHLRAWAVKGFFLAFMLSIVPGGFADLVRLDLAGLAGNPVAIAHWLIIAMFVVDVQFATVGYLLTMKPLDAHIRTANPYMAGWIAALICYPPFILMGDNGPLNYHVNTADWAYWFEGQTVILWIWGGILVFLTAIYAWATVAFGLRFSNLTHRGILTHGPYSWTKHPAYVAKNAYWWLATMPFLVTSGSITDFVRNTVLLAAVSGVYYWRAKTEEKHLLSDPAYKEYAEWMDRNAPVPRLLNRIKRRIGWWPSDRQEEPGIQPAE
- a CDS encoding DNA-3-methyladenine glycosylase I is translated as MTVTGTDGKQRCFGGQAGKEFYGDYHDREWGVPVHDDRLLFENLILEGAQAGLSWETVLRKRDGYRRAFHGFDVRRCATMEEDELEALREDSGIIRNRLKIYAVRRNAQVFLDMQAEFGSFDTWLWGHLDGAPPVNRPTQLSEMASSSPISDTISKSLKKRGMSFVGSTIIYAYMQAVGMTDDHLAGCWKA
- a CDS encoding c-type cytochrome, with the translated sequence MKTLSSLLALAIVTAGCSGGGTDSGGSAPETGGATLSEAAAPADSNAPPPADDVATLDGVAYASLTGDAASGKTAFMQCRTCHVVDPGMNRVGPSLANIVGRKAGTIPGFNYSKANADSGITWTEEKLFQFLEKPQRVLPKSRMIYAGMPDAQKRADLIAYLKNPG
- a CDS encoding DUF2254 domain-containing protein, whose product is MLLVLKKYISRLPEKIWFRAMLFSIGAIAAAVAAELVGPLIPYEADLEIASGSVGDILTILASSMLAVIAFSVSIMVSAYGSATSTATPRTIALMLADDRSQNALSTFLGTFLFSIVGIIGLSAGYYDDKGRIILFFATIAVIVIISGTLINWIQQLSTFGRMNDLIERVERATSKALRWHGQHPHLNARPPVAIPEDALPVRCDIASGVVTSIDMGQLQEAATEHDVTVHLAIHPGKLIYPARPLLYLSGGSVKEADLQAFRDSILVEHDRSFDQDPRFGLVVLSEIASRALSPAVNDPGTAISVLDSGLRCFEVLAEASAEPEDAKYASIHGPEIEVEDLFTDFFIKIARDGSGMVEVQQRIQLCLLALAQSWPDQFSAAAAEASRDALARALDTIVHKPDIEDLKARSKKVAAGSNG
- a CDS encoding GNAT family N-acetyltransferase translates to MSAPWSFQNQIQSVDARLDNGTGICLRRVRQSDMEEIEQGIRQMSDQSRYLRFFSGSKSMSPTVVERLANADGINHLAWGVINMDAEGRPAIAAAHVFRDEQSVDTGEFAIAVLDPYHGLGVARILMTALFLDCYCEGLRQLRIDMLRDNKKAYRLIRAVGATPSLMEGSVAQYNLVIEDAITALQKMESPSAIPDIFAAFSAG
- a CDS encoding mechanosensitive ion channel family protein is translated as MDNQADQSFNTLQILVTQLRSMGEGIVSLLPSLVIALVLIILTWIVARFATKIADRLTARTKMRPSLRELVDTLVRIAIWAVGLMIALTILLPDLTPGSLIAGLGVGTVAIGFAFQDIFENFLAGILIMVREKMRIGDYISCEGIEGRVEQILLRETHIRKLSNELTIVPNSILFKNPVEILTDHDRRRHEVVVGVSYDTDLEEARQVIRTAVETADATDKEKPVDIFACEFNSSSIDFRLRWWSGSAQRDMHESRDAVIRSVKRALDEANIEIPFPYVTHTFKEAVPVASEAD
- a CDS encoding phospholipase D-like domain-containing protein; this translates as MSNLFKPGKNCWRVEHADRSAVLIDGENYFRAVRKSLAQARQRIMLLGWDFDERVEMHDTAEEPEGPLKIGAYFDWLLKKNRDLNIYVLRWDTGALKSFFRVNGLLTLIRWYFHPRVHFKLDSHHPVGAAHHQKVIAIDEDTAFCSGIDVTNNRWDTRAHEDKDSHRLQPDGNDAGPWHDAAMVVQGAVACALSEYAVQHWQDAGGKKIKAVTVKGDCWPKDLEADFTDCPVAIARTMPTMDDQLGVHEIENLCLDLIAAAKDFIYAESQYFASARIAAALAARLSEPDGPEVVILNPQSAEGWLESEIMDSTRARLFEAVRAKDKYGRFRIFHPFNEAGTPIYVHAKIMIIDDRYIRIGSSNFNNRSLGFDSECDVAIDASEFEGDEISSQIARVRNDLLAEHLGVEEREVGSLLEETGSLIATIDRLNTPGRGLGPYETPDVGAVEEWLADNDILDPKRADDVIAGII